From the Limanda limanda chromosome 2, fLimLim1.1, whole genome shotgun sequence genome, one window contains:
- the utp6 gene encoding U3 small nucleolar RNA-associated protein 6 homolog, with protein sequence MAEVVQQRIEERIPELEQLERVGLFTQKEVRSIIKRVTAMEYKLHRLIIKKEDFIAYIQYEINILELVKKRRLHIRYQFKREEIEFPIIHRINSIFRRATNKWKDDVQLWFSHVAFCKKWATKGQISKVFSSMLAIHSDKPALWIMAAKSELEDRNSSESARHLFLRALRFHPNNKKVYKEYFRMELLHCEKLRRQKKELEIAEMDLGEYEFSPEILSGKLAEVVYKGATGKIQEAEFVISLLTIAAIFDFTKELQDSILQDLQTNYTEDSLTWDFMAKRELEAPGAGEELTSAKGRASDINRREERCCQVYEEGVKSLNTEPMWTCYAIFCLERQKRKTNVQELKEKRQERLLGVLQRAHDSSLLKEVYYKNWLQILLSSGDAEEAASVAMAATERYSQSVLTWSLSLQTLIQLGSGDMARLFQDALTRVNPKESLPLWQLLVQWSTANKSPEETEAVFKRGLVSVVAAVAMEMKDSYLDWSFSTGGYKKARKTFTSLQEIRPLSKTFFTRMIEIEMEQENPKMNSLRDCYERALQEFGTTDDDLWLQYIQVELGPGGQPENCGKIHWRAMKFLEGESVERFTSKHTLLQTGHL encoded by the exons ATGGCGGAGGTGGTTCAGCAGCGGATCGAGGAGCGGATCCCGGAGCTCGAGCAGCTGGAGAGAGTGGGACTCTTCACCCAGAAGGAAGTCAG ATCCATAATCAAGAGAGTGACGGCCATGGAATACAAGCTCCACAGGTTGATCATAAAGAAAGAAGACTTTATCGCTTACATTCAG tATGAAATCAACATTTTGGAGCTGGTGAAGAAGAGAAGACTG CACATCCGATACCAGTTCAAAAGAGAAGAGATTGAGTTCCCCATCATCCACAGGATAAACAGCATCTTCAGAAGGGCAACCAATAAGTGGAAG GACGATGTGCAGCTTTGGTTCTCACATGTTGCTTTCTGCAAGAAATGG GCCACTAAGGGCCAGATCAGCAAAGTGTTCTCGTCCATGCTCGCCATCCACTCGGACAAACCAG CTCTGTGGATCATGGCCGCCAAGAGTGAGTTGGAGGATAGAAATTCTTCTGAAAGCGCCAGACACCTGTTTCTGAGGGCCCTGCGCTTCCACCCAAACAACAAGAAGGTTTACAAGgag TACTTCCGCATGGAGCTGCTGCACTGTGAGAAACTGAGGAGGCAGAAGAAAGAGCTGGAGATAGCCGAGATGGACCTG GGTGAATATGAGTTTTCTCCGGAAATCCTGAGCGGAAAACTGGCTGAGGTCGTGTACAAAGGTGCTACAGGAAAAATCCAAG AGGCAGAGTTTGTCATCTCACTTCTGACCATCGCAGCCATCTTTGACTTCACCAAAGAGCTTCAGGACTCCATCCTGCAAGA CTTACAGACAAACTACACAGAGGATAGCCTGACATGGGATTTCATGGCCAAGAGGGAGCTGGAGGCTCCTGGGGCAGGGGAGGAGCTGACGTCTGCCAAAGGCCGAGCATCAGATATCAACCGCAGAGAGGAGCGCTGCTGCCAGGTCTATGAGGAGGGCGTCAAGAGCCTTAACACTG AGCCCATGTGGACTTGCTACGCAATATTCTGCTTGGAAAGGCAGAAACGAAAGACCAACGTCCAAGAGCTGAAGGAAAAG aGGCAGGAGAGGCTGCTGGGAGTTCTGCAGCGGGCCCACGACTCCTCACTGCTGAAGGAGGTTTACTATAAGAACTGG CTGCAGATCTTGCTCTCATCTGGCGATGCTGAGGAAGCAGCCAGCGTTGCCATGGCAGCCACGGAGCGCTACAGCCAGTCGGTGTTAACGTGGAGCCTGAGTCTGCAGACGCTCATACAGCTTGGGAGCGGAGACATGGCGAGGCTATTCCAGGATGCTCTCACTCGCGTAAATCCCAAG GAGAGTTTACCACTGTGGCAGCTGTTGGTTCAGTGGAGCACAGCCAACAAGAGTCCTGAGGAAACCGAGGCCGTCTTTAAG AGAGGTCTTGTGTCTGTAGTGGcagctgttgccatggagatgaAGGATTCCTACCTTGATTGGTCCTTCTCCACTGGTGGCTACAAGAAAGCGAGGAAGACCTTTACAAG cTTACAGGAAATCCGTCCCTTGTCCAAGACTTTTTTCACGAGGATGATTGAGATCGAGATGGAACAA GAGAATCCTAAAATGAACAGCCTGAGGGACTGCTACGAGAGGGCCCTGCAGGAGTTCGGCACAACAGATGACG ACCTGTGGCTGCAGTACATCCAGGTGGAGCTGGGACCCGGCGGGCAGCCAGAGAACTGCGGCAAGATCCACTGGAGAGCCATGAAGTTCCTGGAGGGCGAAAGTGTGGAGAGATTCACTTCCAAACACACTCTCCTGCAGACTGGACACTTGTAG